The Lewinellaceae bacterium DNA window AGAAACGAATCCATAGTGTTGGTCACCTGCAATGAATCACCCAATAACGTACGCACTTTCTGGTCCGGGCCAAAACCAGCACGCAGGTAATTACCGTTCACGATGTGATGACGCAATACATCCGCAAGTGCACCGGCCGGGTCCGATAAAAGCGCCAGCAAGGTTGCCGAGGGTACTTTTGCAAGGGCAGCATCTGTAGGAGCGAAGACCGTGTATGGCCCTTCCTCTTCCAGAATAGCGGACAAACCGGAATCATCCAGCGCCGCCTCAAGGCCCTGATGGTCCGGGCTCTTGCGGATCAAATCCATTATTGTGGTGGTATCCTCAGGAATCCTGAGCACGACATCGATGAGATGGACAATGCCATTACCGGCAGTGAGGTCCGCCATGATGATCTTGGCGTCATTAACCCAAATGCTCGAATCCACCCGGGTGATGGACAAGACATTCCCCTCCAGACTGGTGAGCAGGTCGCCATCCATTAATGACGATGCAGGATGCAACCCTGCCGTGGCGTGGTACCTCAACAGTTGACTTAAAACCTGCGGCAGCTGCATCAACGAATCCAGGGCACCGGAAGAAAGAGCCGCAAAAGCGGCATCCGTGGGGGCAAACACCGTCAGTTTCGAGGCCCCGGCCAGGGAGCCCGCCAATCCTGCCGAGTCTATCAACTGATTGAGGATCAGCAGTTCCGGGCGCTCGCGTATCAAGCCCAGGATCGTCGTCGTATCTGCCACCGGCGCCATCAGCACCTCGTCCAGGTAATGCAACAGGCCATTGTCAGTCTGGATGTTGGCCATGGTGATCAGCGATTGATTGATGTAAATGCCGGTATCCGTGCGGGTTACATATAGTGTATCCCCGCTCAGGGCAACCAGCTTCTGGCCATTCTTGAGGGTGTTGGTAGGCCAGGATCCGTTTACTACATGATAAGCCAGGAAGTTGTATAGTTTTTGCTCCGGGTCGGCATTCAGGCTATCCAGAAAGCCAGCCGGCAGGTGAGCAAAGGCCGAATCATTGGGTGCGAAAAGTGTAAATGGCCCATCGCCATCCAGAATGGTATTTAATCCGGCAAGGTTAATCTCTTCCAGCAAGGTTTGATGCATCGGGCTGTTCTCCAGCATATCGACCAGGGTGACACGCGTATCGGCTTTGGGTGGAAACAGCACGGCATCCAACACATGGACAACCCCATTCGTTGCGACCAGATCGGTTACGGTCAGGGCAACATCATTGATCAGCACCATACTCCCGGAAATCTGGATCTGGAGCAATCCGCCCTGTCTTGTCGACAAGAATCCATTCACAAAATCGGTGGTGCCATAAGTGCCGGCCACGATGTGGTAGAGTAATACATTGGCCAAATCACCGGTTGGATCCGCATTCAATGAGTCCAGTACTCCGGGTAGCAAGGCCGCAAAGGCGGCATCCGTCGGGGCAAATACCGTATACGGCCCGCCGTTTTCCAGATCATTGTCCAAACCAGCCAATTGCAGTTCCTGGGTCAAGGTATTCAGTTCCGTACGGCCGGCAATCAGGTCCCACACGGTCGTGGTATCCTGTTCTACCACCTCTGGAATCAGCACTGCATCGATGCCATGTATCACGCCATTGGAAGCCATCGAGTCCATAGCAATGATCAGGGCACCATCGATGTGAATACCACTGCTATCCACCTGGACCTGCAGGGCATCACCCGCCAGCGTAGTTAGCGTCTGGCCATCAAGCAAACTGGCGGAGGGAAGTTGTCCGCTGACCACATTATGACGAAGCAAGTCTTTTAAAGCGCCATTGGGGTCGGCAAACAAGGAATCCAGCATGGTGGACGATAATGCGGAAAAGGCAGCATCCGTTGGAGCAAATAAGGTGTATGGACCCGGCATGGCCAGTTCTGCGTCCAAACCAGAAGCGGTTAATGCCGAATCCAGCAGACTGTATTGGGCATTCCTGCCGACCACATCCACGATGGTAACCGGCTCCACCATGGTATCCACCGCCGGCAGCTCTAAAACGGCTTCCAGGAGATGGATGACGCCATTATTCGCGGTCAGGTCCGTCATCATAATGCGGGATCCGTTGATGGTGATACCAAGACTGTCCACAGCCACTTCCAGAGTAGCTCCCTGCCAGGAAATCAATTGTAGACCATCAGTCAGCTCGGCAGCCGGCAAAGAATCGCTTACCAGGTGCAGATCCAGTAAACTCTGGAGGTAACCGGCTGAGTCGGTAATGAAGCTCCAAACTTGCGGGCTCAACGACGCAAATGCTGCATCGGTTGGAGCAAAGCAAGTAATGGGACCCATCCCGTCCAACGATGCATCCAATCCGGCCAGGGTGATCAATGAATCCAGCACCGTCGTCTGCGCATTGCCGGCAATCACATCACGGACCGTAGTCGTATCCGCAGGAAGCTGGAGTACCGCGTTGATCACATGCACGATCCCGTTACTTCCCCTCAGATCCTGGATGATGATCCTGGCCTGGTTGATGTATATACCCGTAGAGTCCATTTTTATGGATAGCTCCTGACCGGCTAGTGAGAGCACCATGGATTTGGTTGCCAGCTGCATGGCAGACAAACTGTCATCAACCAGGTGATTCCGCAGGAGAGGCCCCAGCTTCATGGTATCCAGCAACCATGCCTCCAGCACACCCGGTGGCAGGTTAGCAAATGCACTGTCCGTCGGCGCAAAAACCGTTACTGGTACCGTATCGTTCAACCGGGCATCCAGTTGGGCGGTGAGTAATGCGGTCTCCAGGGTGTCGAGATCCGGATCATTGGCGATCAGGTCCCACACTGTCTGGGTTCGTGCCGTAAAAAGGGTGATAAAAAAGAAAATCGGTATTAATAATGTTCTCATAAGGCAAGGATTGATTGCTTTTGAAGTGTGTTATTAGAAGACCTTGGCATTCAACACGTAATACATGCGAATGATTATTCAAGTCCAGATAAAGCCTGGAAATCAGGAAATGCTTGGGAATGCTTCAACAAAAAAATTGGTACGGAAAATGGTAATGAAGTATTACCTCGGGGTGTCGTCGGAAGTATAACGGGAATTACATGGGTAAATTGTGTCATATACTGCCGGAAGCATCTGCACACATGAAATGGAGCCTGTAACACAGGGTATTCCGTGGCGAAAAAGAATTAAGATTTGGAATGCAATGCAGGTATAATAGAACGCGTTTAAAGTTATTCTTATATATTTAGGTCATGGCGGGATTAAAGAAGGGTGTTAAACGACTGATTTTTGCGGGGGTTATCGGTGTCTCAGTTTTCCTGGCCAGCAGCTCCAAAACCTCTACCGTTGATGCACCACCGCCGGTTGAGCCTTTACCCAGTATAGAATCTCTGCATCTACCTATCGCAGATTTTAAGCAAGAGGTCAGTTCCTGGCTCGATTCCGTCTTTGTGGCTGAAAAATTGCCGGGTATGGCCGTTGCCGTTGTATATCGGGACTCGGTCCTTTTTTCCGGGACCTGGGGTTATACTTCGGTAAAAACAGAACAACCACTGAGTCCCGACTCTCCTTTCCGGCTGGGATCATTATCCAAAGGTGTTACTGCTGTGCTGACCGCACGGTTGGTGGCCGCCGGGTTGCTGGATTGGGACGATTGTGTATCGGATTATGTGCCACATTTTCAAATCGGTAAATATGGCGATATCACGATCCGGCAGTTGTTGTCCCATACCACCGGATTACCTTATCACGCGCATACCTCTCTGATCGAAAGCCGCTGGTCACTGGAAAAATCATTGCCCTACCTGGCGCAGGTCAAGACCATCTCAAAACCAGGTCAGCTTTACAGCTATCAGAATCTGGCCTATAGTGCCATCCAGCCAGTGCTGGAAAAAGTGACTGGTAAACCGATGCCCGAACTACTGAAAGAATACGTTTTTGACCCTATGGGCATGCAGCGTGCCAGTTGCGATCAGGCTTCGATGCTCGAAGACAGCCTTGCCGCCCTGCCTCATGTGCACACCCGCCGGGGCTGGGTGCCCAAAAAGATCAGCGAAAAATACTACAATGCCATACCCGCTGGCGGTGTAAATGCAAGCATCAATGACATGGCCTCCTATGTCAAAAACCTGATGGGTTACGGAGACCTGAATGTTGCTGAATTCAAACCGCTCTTCAAGCCTGAGATCGTCACTCCCATCGAACGCCGTTATTTCCGGGACTGGGACCATCTGGATGAAGCCTATTATGGCATGGGATGGCGCATCGTGGTTAACCAGCAGGACACAGTGTATTATCACGGAGGATTTGTCAATAACTTCCGTAGTGAGATTGCCATGCGTCCCTGTGATGGGTTAGGCGTTGTGTTTCTCTTCAATGAATTCACCCCTTTCGCCAAAACTGCCGTACCTGAATTCTGGCGTCTGTCCAACCGCTACCGTTTCGCTCTCGAGCCATGGCCGATGCCCATCGCAAAATCCTGAAATCTCTGACCCCGCGAAAGTGTTACTTTTGCAGCCATGCAAGGTTTTAACACGCTGATATCGGACGATATTGATCAGGCAGTTTATTGGCTGAGAAAAGGTGAGCTGGTGGCCATACCCACCGAAACCGTCTACGGATTAGCCGCGAATGCCTTGAACAGCATTGCTGTACGAAAAATATTCAGCACCAAAGGCCGGCCCGACTATGACCCATTGATCGTACATACCGACCAGGTGGATAAAATAGCCCATTGGGTTACATCCTTCCCTGCACCTCTCCGGCAATTAGCAGAAGCTTTCTGGCCTGGTCCCCTGACCTTGTTACTCCCTAAAAATGAGTCCGTACCGGATCTGGTGACGGCCGGATTGCCCCGGGTTGGCATCCGGATCCCCGATCATGCGCTGACCAGGTCATTATTGTCCCGTCTGGAGTTTCCACTGGCGGCCCCAAGCGCCAATCCCTTTGGGTATGTTAGCCCGACCACTGCACAGCATGTTGACAATAACTTTAACGGAAAGATCCCGATGATCCTGGATGGCGGCGCTTGCACCAGAGGCATCGAATCAACCATCGTCGGGATGGAAGGTGAAGACCTGATAATTTACCGGCTGGGTGCGTTGGTAAAAGCGGAAATCGAATCCGTGGTGGGCCCGGTACAGCTTCGTCCCCACTCTACCTCCAAACCCCTTGCCCCGGGCATGCTCACCAAACATTACGCCCCCAGCAAACAGGTCATTGTCATCGGCAGTCTCGATGAAGCCATTCCGCTTATAAAGTCGCCAAATGTTGCCTTGATCACTTTCAGCCATGCACTGGACCAGGGATACCGGTCAGTTTGGCTGTCAACCAGAGGTGATCTGGACGAAGCCGCTGCAAGATTTTATGCCACCCTGCAGCAGTGGGACCACGATCCGGCCATCGAAATCATCGTAATCGAGCGGTTTCCAGATGAGCACATCGGCATGGCTCTGAATGATAAACTGCAGCGAGCATCCAGTAAATCATAGGGATCAGGAACCCTGCTTTGACACTAAGTCCTCAGGGATGGATACGATAAGTCTGTCCTTTCTCAACCGGGAATCCAATCAGATAACCGGCATCCGGAATTACGACTGCCAAGGAATCTACGGCAAGTATGACGGGATCCCCTACTTCCGGAACATGGAATACCGGATCATCGGGAAATTCACTCTCATTGGTGACTACTTGTACACCATCGACCTGCACCGGAATCCATGTCCGGATCCGGCAGAATCCATCTTTCGCTGCGGTAATCCAGGCATCCTGAAGCTTTCCATCCCGCCAGGAAATATCTACCGTATACGCCCCGCGTGCTTTCAATCCAAGGACATTCCCTTCCTTCCACGACGAGGGCAAGGCAGGTAGTAGCTCCACGGCACCGGAATGGCTCTGTAACAACATCTCTGCGATCCCTGCTGTAGCACCGAAATTCCCGTCGATCTGGAAGGGAGGATGGGCATCCAACAAGCTGTGGTAGACGCCGCCTCCCGGTCCGTAGCTGTACCTTCCGCTGGCACTCGGCTCCACTGGATTTAATTCATTGTTGATCAGGAGCAACGTGTGGTCACCATCTTTCTGACGTGCCCAGCAATTGATCTTCCAGCCCATGGACCACCCGGTGGATGGATCGCCGCGTCGTTCCAGGGTCTTTCTCACAGCAGAGAATAACTCAGGTGTCCGGTAGGGATCAATTTGATTCCCAGGATAAAACCCATACAAATGGGAAATGTGCCGATGGTGTACGTCGGTTTCCGGGAAGGGCTGGCTCCACTCCAGCAACTCACCATGATTGCCGACCTGGTAAGGAAACAAATGAGCTTGTATCTCTGCCCAATCTTTTGGAGGCTCAATCTTCAATATCCTGGCTGCAAGCAGTGACCGGTCCAGTAGTTCACGGGTGATGGCCATGTCCATGGTAGGACCCATACAAACCGCCGTGGCCGTATCGTGCCATAAAAATTTATTCTCGGGTGATGTACCAAAGCGGGTCAACCAGTGTCCCTGATCGTCCTGGACAAGCATGTCCTTTACAAAAGCGAGCGCCTCAGACATGATCGGGTAGACCGTGGTCCGCAGGAAATCTTCATCCCGGGTGAAGAGGTAATGTTCCCACAAATGGGATACCAGCCATCCGGCTCCCATATTCCAATTGGCCCAGACCGGATCCCCTTTCCCGTAATCTCCCACCGGCCAGGTCTGTCTCCAGATATCGGAATTGTGGTGTGCAACCCAGCCATCCGCATGGTAGTTTGTACTGGCCGTTTTTTTGCCGGGATCCACCATTTCCCGGATCATACGGATGAAAGGCTCGGTGAGTTCAGAGAGGTTGGTATTCTCGGCCGGCCAATAATTCATTTCTGCGTTTATATTGATCGTATAATTGGAACTCCATGGCGGTCTCAACTCCTGGTTCCAGATACCCTGGAGATTGGCCGGTTGGCTTCCCGGCCGTGAGGAGCCTACCAGCAAATAACGCCCAAACTGGAAGAGCAGGGTGACCAGGCCGGGATCTTCGGCTCCTGCTTTGTAGTCTCTTAACCGTTCGTCAATGGGCTTATCCTTTTGCGGTGTTTCACCCAAATCAAGGACCACCCGGTCCATCAGGCTCCGGTGGTCTTCCTGATGCCGATTCCACAATTCGTCAATGGAATGAGTGGAAGCTGATTGCAAGATCTTGCTTGCCTGGTCAGCAGGGTTTAACCCATCCGCTGACGGTGACTTGAAAGGCCCGTTGAAGCTGGTTGTCGCAGTAAATAAAAGCACAATCCGTTCGTCGCCATGCACCTGCAGGACCGAGTCGGTCACCTCACCCTGTCCATCAAGGACCGTAAGCCAGCTTTCAGCCTCCATTCCTTTTCCTCCCCATTTATCAAATCGTACCGGATCCGGCATATTACCCCGGTAACTGGGCTCTGCGTGGTACGGCGCTTTACAGCGCATCACCAGCGTTTTAGCGCCTTCCTGCCGAATACGATGAGGAGTTTGACTGGTCATTGATGCAGCCATGCGAATGCCAGCCGGATCATTGGTTGTAACATCGATCATGGCAACCTGATCCGGATAACTGATGGCAAACCGCTGTATCCAGTGGTACCCATTGCGGTCAAATTGGATCTCCACGCTCCCTTCCCTTAAGTTGAGCGTACGGCGATATCCTGACACTTCAGAAGTATCCTGAAAGTCCAGCCACAAATCACCCAGCGGTGCATACGATTCGGTGAAGCCTCCCTGCATATTCCGGATCAGTTGATCGGCCCGGATCAGGTCTTTGCGCTGCAGGCTGTGCACGATCGTATCAATCCATTTTGGGGCATCAGGATTATCACCTGTGGCGGGCTCTCCTGCCCAAAAACTATCTTCGTTTAGTGGTATGCGTTGCCGGTCAGGATCTCCCAGGATCATCATTCCAACCCTTCCATTTCCGATCGGAAATCCTTCCTCCCAATAATCCGCGGGACGATCAAAAAAATAAGTCAGTTCCGAAGCTGAGGGACTGTCCTTTTTAACGGATTTTGAACAGCTCCCAACAATTAGTAATAAAGCAAGTAAACCTGCATAGCGGAAACAAAGCATAACGCGACAGAATTTAGGGCATAAGATAGGGACAAAAAGGGAGATAGGTCTCCTGCCGGCGCACCATACTTATTAAAACAAATGATTATATTTGAGCAAATGATGGATCCATGAGTCGCCGAGTACCTACGCCTGCTATGATCCTCCGGATGATCCGTGTATTCTTTCAGGATTTATTCAATCTGAATCTGGATAAAGCTGCCGATCAGGACACCATTGAATACATCCGTAAAGGGGTCATCTTCCGGGGCGCCAATCTGTGGATCCTCATTTTTGCCATCATGGTGGCGTCCATCGGCCTGAATAAGAACAGTGCTGCGGTCATCATTGGCGCCATGTTGATTTCACCCCTGATGGGACCGATCATGGGGGTCGGATTGGGCATGGGCATCAATGACATTCCCCTGATTCTGAAGTCTATAAAAAACCTTTCAATTGCGGTGCTGATCAGTATCGTCACCTCGGCATTGTATTTCGCCATTTCTCCGCTTAACGATGCGCAATCGGAGTTGCTGTCGCGTAAATCTCCCGACCTTTTTGACGTTTTGATCGCCTTCTTCGGAGGTCTGGCCGGGATAGTAGCCGGTTCGCGGCAGGAGAAATCGAATGCCATCCCGGGTGTTGCCATTGCCACGGCGCTGATGCCTCCATTATGTACCGCTGGATTTGGCCTTGGCACCCTGCAATTTGATTATTTCTGGGGTGGGTTTTACCTCTTCTTTATCAACGGTGTGTTCATCAGTCTCGCTACCTGGATTATCGTGCGCTTTCTTAATTATCCGCATGTTGAATTTCTCGATCCCAAACGCGAGCGGCGTACGAGACAATTGATCTTCCTTTTTACTTTAATCACGATCACACCAAGTGCCTTTACAGCGCTACATGTGGTCAGGGAAAGTATTTTTAAAAACAAAGTCAGCCTGTTTATCGACAATGAAGTCCGGAATGGCATGCTAAAACGATCGGTGATCACGCGGGATATCTATTATACCAGGGACAGCAGTCATATTACCCTTTTTCTGAGTGGGGAAGCGATCCCGTCTGCAACGGTAAAAGCGCTGGATAACCGCCTCCGTGAAGATAAAAGTTATCTGTTGAGGAACTTCACGTTGGAAGTGCATCCTGAAGCAGGGAAACAGGACACCGTCAATTACACCAACATGATCAAGGAGATGAGCGCCCAGTTGCAAACGGAATTTTTCCAGAATACGCTGACCCGCAATCAGGAAGAACTCACGCGCAAGGATAATCAAATTGAGACACTGGAAAAGCAGTTGGCATCCTTCAAAGGCCAGCAATACCCGCTGGATGAAATCGCCAGTCAGTTAAAGGCAATGGACCCGAATCTCAAATCCGTTTCCATTGCCCGGTTGCCAAAATTTGAAGTTGATTCGACACGACTCGATTCCATAACCGTAGCAATGGTCCGGTTTGAGCGCAAACCCAATACTGCCAAGCTAAACGAGATCAAGAGCTTTTTGGCCGGCTGGACCAGAACCACCGATCTGAAGTTAATCGTAAATTGACCCCCGGGTGCGGCACCTAATTATTTAAGCAATTTTGAATTTGTATGAAAACCATCATTGAGCCTTTTAAAATCAAATCGGTTGAGCCTATCTATTTTACCACTTTCCATGAGCGTAAGGAATTACTCAAAGACGCCCATTACAATCCCTTCCTGCTCAAAGCCCACGATGTCATCATTGATTTGTTGACAGATAGCGGAACTTCTGCTATGAGCAGCGCCCAGTGGGCCGGTATCATGCTGGGAGATGAATCCTATGCCGGT harbors:
- a CDS encoding fasciclin domain-containing protein, which codes for MRTLLIPIFFFITLFTARTQTVWDLIANDPDLDTLETALLTAQLDARLNDTVPVTVFAPTDSAFANLPPGVLEAWLLDTMKLGPLLRNHLVDDSLSAMQLATKSMVLSLAGQELSIKMDSTGIYINQARIIIQDLRGSNGIVHVINAVLQLPADTTTVRDVIAGNAQTTVLDSLITLAGLDASLDGMGPITCFAPTDAAFASLSPQVWSFITDSAGYLQSLLDLHLVSDSLPAAELTDGLQLISWQGATLEVAVDSLGITINGSRIMMTDLTANNGVIHLLEAVLELPAVDTMVEPVTIVDVVGRNAQYSLLDSALTASGLDAELAMPGPYTLFAPTDAAFSALSSTMLDSLFADPNGALKDLLRHNVVSGQLPSASLLDGQTLTTLAGDALQVQVDSSGIHIDGALIIAMDSMASNGVIHGIDAVLIPEVVEQDTTTVWDLIAGRTELNTLTQELQLAGLDNDLENGGPYTVFAPTDAAFAALLPGVLDSLNADPTGDLANVLLYHIVAGTYGTTDFVNGFLSTRQGGLLQIQISGSMVLINDVALTVTDLVATNGVVHVLDAVLFPPKADTRVTLVDMLENSPMHQTLLEEINLAGLNTILDGDGPFTLFAPNDSAFAHLPAGFLDSLNADPEQKLYNFLAYHVVNGSWPTNTLKNGQKLVALSGDTLYVTRTDTGIYINQSLITMANIQTDNGLLHYLDEVLMAPVADTTTILGLIRERPELLILNQLIDSAGLAGSLAGASKLTVFAPTDAAFAALSSGALDSLMQLPQVLSQLLRYHATAGLHPASSLMDGDLLTSLEGNVLSITRVDSSIWVNDAKIIMADLTAGNGIVHLIDVVLRIPEDTTTIMDLIRKSPDHQGLEAALDDSGLSAILEEEGPYTVFAPTDAALAKVPSATLLALLSDPAGALADVLRHHIVNGNYLRAGFGPDQKVRTLLGDSLQVTNTMDSFLVDGVLITVSDLVATNGVVQVIDAVLLPVMVEDTFTILDAVKASPVHKTLDSLLQLTGLDAQLDGLGPYTLFAPTDEAFAALPTAVMDSLAADPQGLLRDVLLYHILNGEFRTGSLMNGTSEMTLEGQNVNFTVNTQGLKVNQASITFANILTDNGVVHVIDQVLLPEGTVAVHAIDAGQRGIRIFPNPVHDQVTITWPADWRNGAELRLYNQLGQQVGAWSGQTGAQQLPVTKLPAGSYLLRIRQGETTYQQRLLVTH
- a CDS encoding beta-lactamase family protein, which encodes MAGLKKGVKRLIFAGVIGVSVFLASSSKTSTVDAPPPVEPLPSIESLHLPIADFKQEVSSWLDSVFVAEKLPGMAVAVVYRDSVLFSGTWGYTSVKTEQPLSPDSPFRLGSLSKGVTAVLTARLVAAGLLDWDDCVSDYVPHFQIGKYGDITIRQLLSHTTGLPYHAHTSLIESRWSLEKSLPYLAQVKTISKPGQLYSYQNLAYSAIQPVLEKVTGKPMPELLKEYVFDPMGMQRASCDQASMLEDSLAALPHVHTRRGWVPKKISEKYYNAIPAGGVNASINDMASYVKNLMGYGDLNVAEFKPLFKPEIVTPIERRYFRDWDHLDEAYYGMGWRIVVNQQDTVYYHGGFVNNFRSEIAMRPCDGLGVVFLFNEFTPFAKTAVPEFWRLSNRYRFALEPWPMPIAKS
- a CDS encoding threonylcarbamoyl-AMP synthase gives rise to the protein MQGFNTLISDDIDQAVYWLRKGELVAIPTETVYGLAANALNSIAVRKIFSTKGRPDYDPLIVHTDQVDKIAHWVTSFPAPLRQLAEAFWPGPLTLLLPKNESVPDLVTAGLPRVGIRIPDHALTRSLLSRLEFPLAAPSANPFGYVSPTTAQHVDNNFNGKIPMILDGGACTRGIESTIVGMEGEDLIIYRLGALVKAEIESVVGPVQLRPHSTSKPLAPGMLTKHYAPSKQVIVIGSLDEAIPLIKSPNVALITFSHALDQGYRSVWLSTRGDLDEAAARFYATLQQWDHDPAIEIIVIERFPDEHIGMALNDKLQRASSKS
- a CDS encoding glycoside hydrolase family 95 protein — its product is MLCFRYAGLLALLLIVGSCSKSVKKDSPSASELTYFFDRPADYWEEGFPIGNGRVGMMILGDPDRQRIPLNEDSFWAGEPATGDNPDAPKWIDTIVHSLQRKDLIRADQLIRNMQGGFTESYAPLGDLWLDFQDTSEVSGYRRTLNLREGSVEIQFDRNGYHWIQRFAISYPDQVAMIDVTTNDPAGIRMAASMTSQTPHRIRQEGAKTLVMRCKAPYHAEPSYRGNMPDPVRFDKWGGKGMEAESWLTVLDGQGEVTDSVLQVHGDERIVLLFTATTSFNGPFKSPSADGLNPADQASKILQSASTHSIDELWNRHQEDHRSLMDRVVLDLGETPQKDKPIDERLRDYKAGAEDPGLVTLLFQFGRYLLVGSSRPGSQPANLQGIWNQELRPPWSSNYTININAEMNYWPAENTNLSELTEPFIRMIREMVDPGKKTASTNYHADGWVAHHNSDIWRQTWPVGDYGKGDPVWANWNMGAGWLVSHLWEHYLFTRDEDFLRTTVYPIMSEALAFVKDMLVQDDQGHWLTRFGTSPENKFLWHDTATAVCMGPTMDMAITRELLDRSLLAARILKIEPPKDWAEIQAHLFPYQVGNHGELLEWSQPFPETDVHHRHISHLYGFYPGNQIDPYRTPELFSAVRKTLERRGDPSTGWSMGWKINCWARQKDGDHTLLLINNELNPVEPSASGRYSYGPGGGVYHSLLDAHPPFQIDGNFGATAGIAEMLLQSHSGAVELLPALPSSWKEGNVLGLKARGAYTVDISWRDGKLQDAWITAAKDGFCRIRTWIPVQVDGVQVVTNESEFPDDPVFHVPEVGDPVILAVDSLAVVIPDAGYLIGFPVEKGQTYRIHP
- a CDS encoding TIGR00341 family protein, whose protein sequence is MSRRVPTPAMILRMIRVFFQDLFNLNLDKAADQDTIEYIRKGVIFRGANLWILIFAIMVASIGLNKNSAAVIIGAMLISPLMGPIMGVGLGMGINDIPLILKSIKNLSIAVLISIVTSALYFAISPLNDAQSELLSRKSPDLFDVLIAFFGGLAGIVAGSRQEKSNAIPGVAIATALMPPLCTAGFGLGTLQFDYFWGGFYLFFINGVFISLATWIIVRFLNYPHVEFLDPKRERRTRQLIFLFTLITITPSAFTALHVVRESIFKNKVSLFIDNEVRNGMLKRSVITRDIYYTRDSSHITLFLSGEAIPSATVKALDNRLREDKSYLLRNFTLEVHPEAGKQDTVNYTNMIKEMSAQLQTEFFQNTLTRNQEELTRKDNQIETLEKQLASFKGQQYPLDEIASQLKAMDPNLKSVSIARLPKFEVDSTRLDSITVAMVRFERKPNTAKLNEIKSFLAGWTRTTDLKLIVN